One Rhodoferax ferrireducens T118 DNA segment encodes these proteins:
- the clsB gene encoding cardiolipin synthase ClsB, translated as MPQARTGHQILLLQGAQAFFPALVRAIERSAHEVRLETYIFSVEAAGESVAIALEQAARRGVAVYLVMDGVGTPRIPAQWASRFDTSGVKWRIFSPLGRFGLFIPSRWRRLHRKLCVVDGTVAFCGGINVLDDWYDPNYGTLKAPRFDFAVQVTGPLVQAVHETMAQFWWRSQAASTIRQSDFPAAWLALQEAVKLKLQARSDAEMPRDAGTLAHEAAGENTNADLVLRDNLRNRSRIERAYRKAIGAARTEIIIANAYFVPGRKLRKGLMHAAQRGVRVRLLLQGRYEYFMQYHAARSVYGALLAAGVEIHEYSVSFLHAKVAVIDSHWATVGSSNLDPLSLLLAREANVVMDDVAFAQNLRSRLEDALVQDGVRVDPAAYANRPWRQRFLDRVALGVMRVLLFLNGKRY; from the coding sequence ATGCCACAAGCCCGCACCGGCCACCAGATTCTTCTGCTGCAAGGTGCGCAGGCGTTTTTCCCGGCGCTGGTTCGAGCGATCGAGCGTAGCGCGCATGAAGTCCGGTTGGAGACCTACATCTTCAGTGTTGAGGCTGCGGGTGAAAGTGTGGCGATTGCCCTGGAGCAGGCCGCCCGGCGCGGCGTGGCGGTGTATCTGGTCATGGACGGAGTGGGCACCCCGCGTATTCCAGCGCAATGGGCGTCCCGTTTTGACACATCGGGGGTCAAGTGGCGGATTTTCTCGCCGCTGGGGCGCTTTGGGCTGTTCATTCCGAGTCGCTGGCGGCGCCTGCATCGCAAACTGTGCGTGGTGGATGGCACGGTGGCATTTTGCGGTGGCATCAACGTGCTCGATGACTGGTATGACCCCAACTATGGCACCCTGAAAGCGCCCCGTTTTGACTTTGCCGTGCAGGTGACGGGCCCGCTGGTACAGGCGGTGCATGAGACCATGGCACAGTTCTGGTGGCGCTCGCAGGCGGCCAGTACCATACGGCAAAGCGATTTTCCGGCTGCCTGGCTGGCGCTGCAGGAAGCGGTGAAGCTCAAGCTGCAGGCCCGTTCGGACGCTGAGATGCCCAGGGATGCGGGTACATTGGCCCATGAGGCTGCGGGCGAAAACACCAATGCCGATCTGGTACTGCGCGACAATTTGCGTAACCGTTCCCGGATCGAGCGCGCCTACCGGAAAGCGATTGGTGCTGCCCGCACTGAAATCATCATTGCCAATGCCTACTTTGTGCCGGGCCGCAAACTGCGCAAGGGCCTGATGCATGCGGCGCAACGCGGGGTGCGGGTCCGGTTGTTGCTGCAAGGTCGTTACGAGTACTTCATGCAGTACCATGCGGCGCGCTCCGTCTATGGTGCGCTGCTGGCGGCGGGCGTTGAAATCCATGAGTATTCGGTCAGTTTTCTCCATGCCAAGGTGGCGGTCATTGATTCTCACTGGGCCACGGTCGGCTCTTCCAACCTGGACCCTTTGAGTCTGCTGTTGGCGCGTGAGGCGAACGTGGTGATGGACGATGTGGCCTTCGCGCAGAATTTACGCTCGCGGCTTGAGGACGCCCTGGTCCAGGATGGTGTACGCGTGGACCCTGCAGCCTATGCCAACCGCCCGTGGCGTCAGCGCTTTCTGGATCGCGTCGCATTGGGCGTGATGCGCGTCCTGCTGTTCCTGAATGGGAAGCGCTATTAA
- the folE gene encoding GTP cyclohydrolase I, translated as MLMKSQSTMNPSDADEGIPVSVKIRQRLLAARKRFHANDNIADFIEPGELEQLLDEVEDKMKGVLSSLVIDTDHDHNTDETARRVAKMYLKEVFNGRYVSAPTITEFPNAEHLNELMIVGPITVRSACSHHLCPIVGQIWIGVLPNEHTNVIGLSKYARLAEWVMGRPQIQEEAVVQLADLIQEKTQPDGLAIVMEATHFCMGWRGVKDLDSKMINSVMRGSFLKDPNLRREFLSLIPKKEG; from the coding sequence ATGTTAATGAAAAGCCAAAGCACCATGAATCCAAGCGATGCCGATGAGGGTATTCCCGTCTCCGTCAAAATTCGGCAACGCCTGCTGGCGGCGCGCAAGCGCTTCCACGCCAACGACAACATTGCCGATTTCATCGAGCCCGGTGAGCTTGAGCAGTTGCTCGACGAGGTGGAAGACAAGATGAAAGGCGTCCTGAGCAGCCTGGTGATTGACACCGACCATGATCACAACACCGACGAGACGGCGCGCCGGGTCGCCAAGATGTATCTCAAAGAGGTGTTCAACGGCCGCTACGTCAGCGCGCCCACCATCACCGAGTTTCCCAATGCCGAGCATCTCAATGAGTTGATGATCGTGGGCCCGATCACGGTGCGCAGTGCCTGCAGCCATCACTTGTGTCCGATCGTCGGCCAGATCTGGATTGGTGTGTTGCCGAATGAACATACCAATGTGATTGGCCTGTCCAAGTACGCGCGACTGGCCGAGTGGGTGATGGGCCGACCGCAGATTCAGGAGGAAGCGGTGGTCCAGCTGGCCGATCTGATTCAGGAAAAGACCCAGCCCGACGGCCTGGCCATCGTGATGGAGGCGACCCATTTCTGCATGGGCTGGCGCGGCGTCAAGGACCTGGACAGCAAGATGATCAATTCGGTCATGCGGGGCAGCTTCCTCAAGGACCCCAATCTGCGCCGTGAATTCCTGTCCCTTATTCCCAAGAAAGAAGGCTGA
- a CDS encoding BLUF domain-containing protein: MLVRLLYASRAVDTGPDAIEAILLQSRQHNPECGITGILCYGGGIFLQAIEGGRMAVSELYGHIQKDPRHKDVMLLDYEEITERRFGGWTMGQVNMSRINTSILLKYAEKPELNPYSVSGKVSLALLEELMATACIIGHA, from the coding sequence ATGTTGGTCCGTTTGCTTTACGCCAGCCGCGCCGTTGACACCGGCCCGGATGCCATTGAGGCAATCTTGCTGCAGTCGCGCCAACACAACCCGGAGTGCGGCATCACCGGTATTCTTTGCTACGGCGGCGGCATTTTTCTGCAGGCCATCGAAGGCGGACGCATGGCCGTGAGCGAGCTCTATGGTCACATCCAGAAGGACCCGCGCCACAAGGACGTGATGCTGTTGGACTATGAAGAAATAACCGAGCGCCGCTTTGGTGGCTGGACCATGGGGCAGGTCAACATGTCCAGGATCAATACCTCCATTTTGCTCAAATACGCTGAAAAACCGGAGCTGAACCCGTATTCGGTCTCGGGCAAGGTGTCACTGGCACTGCTGGAAGAATTGATGGCCACCGCCTGCATCATTGGGCACGCCTGA
- a CDS encoding DUF429 domain-containing protein yields MVLLGCDFSSRPSRKKPIILALGALQSGRVQLSKLERLESLDAFARWLQQPLCWVGGFDLPFGLPRELVETLGWPTQWEACIRHYASLSREQVRASFVAFCAARPVGGKFAHRATDIPAGSSPSMKWVNPPVAYMLHAGVPLLLAAGVQLPGLHAGDPRDVDGSGQARRVALEAYPGLLAREVLGRRSYKSDDKARQTPERLIARKDLITALEHGQTRLGLRLKLTHAQRDALVDDASGDALDAVLCLIQAAWAYARQAQGDACYGLPADLDPLEGWIVTACSGGFRPSD; encoded by the coding sequence ATGGTGCTTTTAGGCTGCGACTTTTCAAGCCGTCCGTCCCGCAAAAAACCCATCATTCTGGCCTTGGGTGCCCTGCAATCCGGGCGTGTCCAGCTATCGAAACTGGAGCGACTGGAGTCCCTGGATGCGTTTGCACGCTGGTTGCAGCAACCCCTTTGCTGGGTCGGGGGCTTTGACCTGCCATTTGGTTTGCCGCGTGAACTGGTCGAAACTCTGGGTTGGCCGACGCAGTGGGAAGCCTGTATTCGTCATTACGCCAGCTTGAGCCGGGAGCAGGTTCGTGCCTCTTTTGTCGCGTTCTGCGCTGCCCGCCCGGTGGGTGGCAAATTTGCGCACCGAGCGACCGACATCCCCGCCGGGTCCAGTCCGTCCATGAAGTGGGTCAACCCGCCGGTGGCCTACATGCTGCATGCCGGCGTCCCGCTGTTGCTGGCGGCCGGCGTGCAGCTGCCGGGACTGCATGCGGGTGACCCCAGGGATGTGGATGGGAGTGGTCAGGCGCGCCGGGTGGCGCTGGAGGCTTATCCAGGTCTGCTGGCACGCGAGGTCTTGGGCCGTCGCAGCTACAAGAGCGACGACAAGGCACGGCAAACGCCAGAGCGCCTGATTGCCCGCAAAGACCTGATCACTGCGCTGGAGCATGGCCAGACCCGGCTCGGTTTGCGGCTCAAACTGACACATGCACAGCGCGACGCACTGGTGGATGACGCCAGCGGTGATGCACTGGATGCGGTGCTGTGTCTGATCCAGGCGGCCTGGGCGTACGCGCGCCAGGCGCAAGGTGACGCTTGCTACGGTTTGCCGGCTGACCTGGATCCGCTGGAGGGCTGGATCGTCACCGCCTGCAGTGGCGGTTTTAGACCTTCTGATTGA